From Mumia flava, one genomic window encodes:
- the nadA gene encoding quinolinate synthase NadA: MTSVDSIVQAAPAATCTPDLADGPWTFDLQPPGYGPGASMGDTIPDAAPRQGVLPEAYTRMSPEELDARIVAAKRTLGDRLVVLGHFYQRDEVVKHADFVGDSFQLANAALTRPDAEAIVFCGVHFMAETADILSRDEQAVILPNLAAGCSMADMADIDSVEQCWAELEAIYGTEPDADGRVPVIPVTYMNSSAALKAFCGDHGGIVCTSSNAATVLEWAFERGQRVLFFPDQHLGRNTAKAMGIGLDAMPMWNPRKPLGGNDEASLRDARVLLWHGFCSVHRRFTVAQVEQARAEHPDVRVIVHPECPMPVVDAADESGSTDYIRKAVEAAPAGTTFAIGTEINLVQRLAEEHPEHTIFCLDPVVCPCSTMYRIHPGYLAWVLDGLLEGRVENRIEVAPEVAGSARVALERMLAAKP, from the coding sequence ATGACCTCCGTCGACAGCATCGTCCAGGCAGCACCCGCTGCGACCTGCACCCCGGACCTCGCCGACGGCCCGTGGACCTTCGATCTCCAGCCGCCCGGGTACGGGCCCGGTGCGTCGATGGGCGACACGATCCCCGACGCCGCGCCGCGCCAGGGCGTCCTGCCCGAGGCGTACACCCGGATGAGTCCCGAGGAGCTGGACGCCCGGATCGTCGCCGCGAAACGGACGCTCGGCGACCGGCTCGTCGTGCTGGGGCACTTCTACCAGCGTGACGAGGTCGTCAAGCACGCGGACTTCGTCGGAGACTCCTTCCAGCTCGCGAACGCAGCACTGACGAGACCCGACGCCGAGGCGATCGTGTTCTGCGGCGTGCACTTCATGGCGGAGACCGCCGACATCCTGTCGCGCGACGAGCAGGCCGTGATCCTGCCCAACCTCGCGGCCGGCTGCTCGATGGCCGACATGGCCGACATCGACTCGGTCGAGCAGTGCTGGGCCGAGCTGGAGGCGATCTACGGCACCGAGCCGGACGCGGACGGGCGGGTCCCGGTGATCCCGGTGACCTACATGAACTCCTCGGCCGCGCTCAAGGCGTTCTGCGGGGACCACGGCGGCATCGTCTGCACGTCGTCGAACGCCGCGACCGTGCTCGAGTGGGCCTTCGAGCGGGGGCAGCGGGTGCTGTTCTTCCCCGACCAGCACCTCGGCCGCAACACCGCCAAGGCCATGGGCATCGGGCTGGACGCGATGCCGATGTGGAACCCGCGCAAGCCGCTCGGCGGCAACGACGAGGCGAGCCTGCGCGACGCGAGGGTGCTGCTGTGGCACGGGTTCTGCTCGGTGCACCGCCGCTTCACCGTCGCGCAGGTCGAGCAGGCCCGGGCCGAGCACCCGGACGTCCGCGTCATCGTCCACCCGGAGTGCCCGATGCCGGTCGTCGACGCCGCGGACGAGTCGGGCTCGACCGACTACATCCGCAAGGCGGTCGAGGCGGCGCCCGCCGGCACGACGTTCGCGATCGGGACGGAGATCAACCTGGTCCAGCGGCTCGCCGAGGAGCACCCCGAGCACACGATCTTCTGCCTGGACCCCGTCGTCTGCCCCTGCTCGACGATGTACCGGATCCACCCCGGCTACCTCGCGTGGGTGCTCGACGGACTGCTCGAGGGCCGCGTCGAGAACCGGATCGAGGTCGCACCGGAGGTGGCAGGCTCCGCCCGGGTGGCGCTCGAACGCATGCTGGCGGCGAAGCCATGA
- the nadB gene encoding L-aspartate oxidase, whose protein sequence is MTRPRLLVVGSGIAGLVTAIEAAATHEVVLVTKGTLGDGSTRYAQGGIAVVLDEAARHGVADSVDAHVADTLAAGAGLVDEAAARVVCGEGPDAVAALMRWGTRFDRTDGRLALGREAAHSAHRILHAQGDATGAEIVRALVARLADAGVEVAEHSLVTELVVTDDAVVGARCVDVPTGRRSVVEADAVVLATGGAGHLYAHTTNPSSATGDGLALALRAGAVVTDAEMYQFHPTRLAVPGGGLISEAVRGEGAVLRDRRGRRFMLRVHPDAELAPRDVVAREIARVMLEQDGEPVLLDTTALGADFLRRRFPGLDRRCRAHGIAWDREPVPVTPAAHYAMGGVRTDLDGRTSLPGLWAVGEVACTGLHGANRLASNSLLEAAVLARRCAGSLARPGAAVHAGEPVPFAPELTEPARTVRREDLQTTMWTAAGLVRDRSTLEEAAATLAAWRCPVDQTTQRYEDANLLEVARLVVAAALARAESRGAHHRSDAPATDPRLQRHLSWVRKEGSTC, encoded by the coding sequence ATGACCAGGCCCCGGCTGCTCGTCGTCGGCAGCGGCATCGCCGGACTCGTCACGGCGATCGAGGCCGCGGCGACCCACGAGGTCGTGCTGGTGACGAAGGGGACGCTCGGCGACGGATCCACCCGGTACGCCCAGGGCGGCATCGCCGTCGTGCTCGACGAGGCCGCCCGGCACGGGGTCGCGGACTCCGTCGACGCGCACGTCGCGGACACGCTCGCGGCCGGCGCCGGGCTGGTCGACGAGGCGGCTGCACGCGTGGTCTGCGGCGAGGGGCCGGACGCGGTCGCGGCTCTGATGCGCTGGGGGACGCGGTTCGACCGCACCGACGGGCGCCTGGCGCTGGGGCGCGAGGCGGCGCACTCCGCCCACCGGATCCTGCACGCGCAGGGCGACGCGACGGGTGCCGAGATCGTCCGGGCCCTGGTCGCGCGGCTGGCCGACGCCGGCGTGGAGGTGGCCGAGCACAGTCTGGTCACCGAGCTCGTGGTCACCGACGACGCGGTCGTCGGCGCCCGGTGCGTGGACGTCCCGACCGGCCGCCGGTCCGTGGTCGAGGCGGACGCGGTCGTGCTCGCGACCGGGGGCGCCGGGCACCTCTACGCGCACACCACGAACCCGTCGTCGGCGACCGGCGACGGTCTCGCGCTCGCGCTCCGTGCGGGAGCCGTGGTCACGGACGCGGAGATGTACCAGTTCCACCCGACCCGGCTCGCCGTCCCCGGCGGCGGCCTGATCTCCGAGGCCGTCCGCGGGGAGGGAGCCGTACTGCGCGACCGTCGCGGCCGGCGCTTCATGCTCCGCGTCCACCCCGACGCCGAGCTGGCGCCGAGGGACGTCGTCGCCCGCGAGATCGCCCGGGTGATGCTCGAGCAGGACGGCGAGCCGGTGCTGCTCGACACGACCGCGCTCGGGGCCGACTTCCTCCGGCGCCGCTTCCCCGGCCTGGACCGACGGTGCCGCGCGCACGGCATCGCCTGGGACCGCGAGCCGGTGCCGGTCACGCCGGCGGCCCACTACGCGATGGGCGGCGTGCGCACCGATCTCGACGGTCGGACCAGCCTGCCGGGGCTGTGGGCGGTCGGAGAGGTCGCGTGCACGGGTCTGCACGGCGCGAACCGCCTCGCGTCGAACTCCCTGCTCGAGGCCGCGGTGCTCGCGCGGCGCTGCGCCGGTTCGCTGGCGCGACCCGGCGCCGCCGTGCACGCGGGGGAGCCGGTGCCGTTCGCGCCGGAGCTGACCGAGCCGGCCCGGACCGTACGGCGCGAGGACCTCCAGACCACGATGTGGACCGCGGCCGGCCTGGTGCGCGACCGCAGCACGCTCGAGGAGGCGGCGGCGACGCTGGCCGCCTGGCGCTGCCCGGTCGACCAGACCACGCAGCGGTACGAGGACGCGAACCTGCTCGAGGTCGCTCGCCTCGTGGTGGCGGCCGCGCTGGCGCGGGCCGAGTCCCGTGGCGCGCACCACCGCAGCGACGCGCCCGCGACCGACCCGCGGCTGCAGCGGCACCTCAGCTGGGTGCGCAAGGAGGGGTCGACGTGCTGA
- a CDS encoding TraR/DksA family transcriptional regulator, which produces MTDAVERIAGRLTRVEDLLAALRRDHADLVSAAEGDNGDDEHDPEGATLAWEREHTAALIARSEAEREALRSALGRARDGSYGRCERCGSAIPTERLEVRPSATTCVACA; this is translated from the coding sequence ATGACCGACGCCGTCGAACGGATCGCGGGACGCCTGACCCGGGTCGAGGACCTGCTGGCGGCGCTGCGGCGCGATCACGCCGACCTGGTCTCGGCGGCCGAGGGCGACAACGGCGACGACGAGCACGACCCGGAGGGCGCGACGCTGGCCTGGGAGCGCGAGCACACCGCCGCCCTGATCGCCCGGTCGGAGGCCGAGCGCGAGGCCCTGCGCTCCGCCCTCGGACGCGCACGCGACGGGTCGTACGGCCGGTGCGAGCGCTGCGGGTCCGCGATCCCGACCGAGCGGCTCGAGGTGCGTCCGTCCGCGACCACCTGCGTCGCCTGCGCCTGA
- a CDS encoding Rho termination factor N-terminal domain-containing protein, with protein sequence MAKKQKQAKKTKKSAADKVEEALRERIAELEKALDDTTRRLKKARKDAEAARADAEKAIRKTAKSAQKRIVDSAEAARAELAKLAETAVRRADSARQAASEASATASAPTEAAPTKKASATKKASPTKKASPTKKASPTKTAPPSRATSAYGDMTVAELRKAARAQGVKNYSRMNKGALVAALQSS encoded by the coding sequence GTGGCGAAGAAGCAGAAGCAGGCGAAGAAGACCAAGAAGTCCGCTGCCGACAAGGTCGAGGAGGCGCTGCGGGAGCGGATCGCCGAGCTGGAGAAGGCGCTCGACGACACCACCCGCCGGCTCAAGAAGGCACGCAAGGACGCCGAGGCAGCGCGCGCCGACGCCGAGAAGGCGATCCGCAAGACCGCGAAGTCCGCACAGAAGCGGATCGTGGACTCCGCCGAGGCGGCCCGCGCCGAGCTCGCCAAGCTGGCCGAGACAGCGGTCCGGCGAGCGGACTCGGCCAGGCAGGCCGCGAGCGAGGCGAGCGCGACGGCGTCCGCCCCCACGGAGGCCGCACCGACCAAGAAGGCGTCCGCGACCAAGAAGGCGTCACCGACCAAGAAGGCGTCACCGACCAAGAAGGCGTCACCGACCAAGACGGCGCCGCCCAGCAGGGCGACCTCCGCGTACGGCGACATGACCGTCGCCGAGCTGCGCAAGGCCGCACGGGCGCAGGGCGTCAAGAACTACTCGCGGATGAACAAGGGCGCGCTCGTCGCCGCGCTCCAGTCCTCCTGA
- a CDS encoding alpha/beta hydrolase — MTDPTTEPPTPLSPDTVVLVHGLWMTPRSWEHWVTHYEAQGYRVLTPGYPGFEIEVEALRENPDVIAEQKVPAIVDHIAAMIAELDAPPIIMGHSFGGTLTQLLLARGLGCSAVVIDSAPTEGVRVNPPSQAKSLFPILKNPATRHRAAGFTPAQFHYAFTNTLSREESDAVYERYHIPAPGSFVWDYGLFANLKPGHQETWVDYANDDRAPLLFIAGGRDHIMPASVNKSNAKHYRKSDAVTEFHVFPERSHWTCGEPGWEEVADMALSWAVVHARRPDET; from the coding sequence ATGACCGATCCGACCACCGAACCGCCGACCCCGCTCAGTCCCGACACCGTCGTCCTCGTCCACGGACTGTGGATGACGCCGCGCAGCTGGGAGCACTGGGTGACGCACTACGAGGCGCAGGGGTACCGCGTCCTGACACCCGGCTACCCGGGATTCGAGATCGAGGTCGAGGCGCTGCGGGAGAACCCCGACGTGATCGCCGAGCAGAAGGTGCCCGCGATTGTCGACCACATCGCCGCCATGATCGCCGAGCTCGACGCACCGCCGATCATCATGGGCCACTCGTTCGGCGGCACGCTGACGCAGCTGCTGCTCGCTCGGGGGCTCGGGTGCTCCGCGGTCGTGATCGACTCCGCGCCGACCGAGGGTGTGCGGGTCAACCCGCCGTCGCAGGCCAAGTCGCTGTTCCCGATCCTGAAGAACCCCGCGACCCGGCACCGGGCGGCGGGGTTCACGCCCGCACAGTTCCACTACGCGTTCACGAACACGCTGAGCCGAGAGGAGTCGGACGCGGTCTACGAGCGCTACCACATCCCGGCTCCGGGATCGTTCGTGTGGGACTACGGGCTCTTCGCGAACCTCAAGCCGGGTCACCAGGAGACCTGGGTCGACTACGCGAACGACGACCGGGCGCCGCTGCTGTTCATCGCGGGCGGTCGCGACCACATCATGCCGGCCTCGGTGAACAAGTCGAACGCGAAGCACTACCGCAAGTCCGACGCGGTGACGGAGTTCCACGTGTTCCCCGAGCGGTCGCACTGGACCTGCGGGGAGCCGGGGTGGGAGGAGGTCGCCGACATGGCGCTCTCCTGGGCGGTCGTGCACGCGCGTCGACCTGACGAGACGTGA
- a CDS encoding glycoside hydrolase family 3 N-terminal domain-containing protein yields the protein MDRLSLPQQVGQLFMTGTEAANADRATIDAIRRHHVGNVMLRGRSDAGVGATARVVDTLRGTVDRASTGGTALLVATDQEGGLVQVLSGPGFSTIPRATQQAELRPARLTRSARTWGQELVDAGVDVNLAPVLDTVPEGNAAANEPIGAFGRQYGSTPAAVTRSGLAFQRGMARAGILVVPKHFPGLGRVRGNTDTSASVRDTVTTRDDPSLRPFAASIDAGAPLVMMSSAVYDRIDPRRPAAFSPRIVTGMLRGDLGFDGVVISDDMSAAAQVDRWSPAERAVRFVRAGGDLVLAIDPGQMDAMTSAVLREARRDPAFRTRVRESAGRILRLKAARS from the coding sequence GTGGACCGGCTCAGCCTTCCGCAGCAGGTCGGCCAGCTCTTCATGACCGGCACCGAGGCGGCGAACGCGGACCGGGCGACGATCGACGCGATCCGCCGCCACCACGTCGGCAACGTGATGCTGCGCGGCCGCAGCGACGCGGGCGTCGGCGCCACGGCGCGCGTGGTCGACACCCTGCGCGGGACGGTCGACCGCGCCTCGACCGGCGGCACCGCCCTCCTGGTCGCCACCGACCAGGAAGGCGGCCTGGTCCAGGTCCTCAGCGGCCCCGGGTTCTCCACGATCCCCCGCGCGACCCAGCAGGCCGAGCTCCGCCCCGCGCGGCTGACGCGCAGCGCGCGCACGTGGGGCCAGGAGCTGGTCGACGCCGGCGTCGACGTGAACCTCGCACCGGTCCTGGACACGGTCCCGGAGGGCAACGCCGCCGCGAACGAGCCGATCGGCGCGTTCGGGCGCCAGTACGGGTCCACGCCGGCGGCCGTGACGCGTTCCGGACTGGCGTTCCAGCGCGGGATGGCCCGCGCCGGGATCCTCGTCGTCCCGAAGCACTTCCCCGGGCTGGGGCGGGTCCGCGGCAACACCGACACCTCGGCGTCGGTGCGCGACACCGTCACGACCCGCGACGACCCGTCGCTGCGCCCGTTCGCGGCCTCGATCGACGCCGGCGCACCGCTGGTGATGATGTCCTCCGCCGTCTACGACCGGATCGACCCACGCCGGCCGGCGGCGTTCTCCCCCCGGATCGTCACCGGGATGCTGCGCGGCGACCTCGGCTTCGACGGCGTCGTGATCTCCGACGACATGTCGGCGGCCGCGCAGGTCGACCGCTGGTCTCCGGCCGAGCGGGCGGTGCGGTTCGTGCGCGCCGGTGGCGACCTCGTCCTCGCGATCGATCCCGGCCAGATGGACGCGATGACCTCCGCCGTGCTGCGCGAGGCCCGGCGCGATCCTGCGTTCCGGACGCGGGTGCGCGAGTCCGCGGGCCGGATCCTGCGGCTCAAGGCCGCACGATCCTGA
- a CDS encoding NUDIX hydrolase, with product MGDIEVAVSTVIFALRPDRCARGTALWLPLVRRIKEPYAGRWALPGGPVRRDEDVEQAARRTLLETTALAPKYLEQLYTFGQVERAAEPVPGPRVISVVYWALVRPEEAEHGIEDENVGWHLADAPPGLAFDHATIVRYALWRLRTKMEYSRVAQAFLGDTFTLAQLREVYEVVLERTLDPANFRRQMESSGAVEPTGDYLVGGRHRPPRLYRHRETRDLADNGPLTRRQDVVGSRPTSTNPTPTNPTSGSRQTP from the coding sequence ATGGGCGACATCGAGGTCGCCGTCTCGACGGTCATCTTCGCGCTCCGACCTGACCGGTGCGCCCGCGGGACCGCGCTGTGGCTCCCGCTCGTGCGCCGGATCAAGGAGCCGTACGCAGGCCGCTGGGCGCTGCCCGGAGGGCCGGTCCGGCGCGACGAGGACGTCGAGCAGGCTGCGCGCCGGACCCTCCTGGAGACCACCGCGCTCGCCCCGAAGTACCTCGAGCAGCTCTACACCTTCGGACAGGTGGAGCGCGCCGCCGAGCCGGTCCCGGGGCCGCGGGTGATCTCGGTCGTCTACTGGGCCCTGGTCCGCCCGGAGGAGGCCGAGCACGGGATCGAGGACGAGAACGTCGGCTGGCACCTCGCCGACGCTCCGCCGGGCCTCGCCTTCGACCACGCCACGATCGTGCGGTACGCGCTGTGGCGGCTGCGGACCAAGATGGAGTACTCCCGGGTCGCCCAGGCCTTCCTGGGGGACACGTTCACCCTCGCCCAGCTGCGCGAGGTCTACGAGGTCGTGCTCGAACGCACCCTCGACCCGGCGAACTTCCGCCGCCAGATGGAGAGCAGCGGCGCCGTCGAGCCGACCGGCGACTACCTGGTCGGCGGCCGGCATCGTCCGCCGAGGCTCTACCGCCACCGCGAGACGCGTGATCTCGCCGACAACGGACCCCTCACCCGCCGACAGGACGTCGTCGGCTCCCGGCCGACGTCCACGAACCCGACGCCCACGAACCCGACGTCAGGAAGCAGGCAGACACCATGA
- a CDS encoding GGDEF domain-containing protein: MTISIPPAHAGRITTALALVRTGAPDEAVASLKALLRDLGRAPSHVRAATEYVLAYAATEDGSTGQATRAAAACQAIGTALEEPGWVALGCAARATALLGDGRPAEAVGDLVRAEYELEQATDGLRSWGHGHLGRAYELFGLFELAVPHYEETLAFTEDPLPLPGSRAHDALNLARVSYHWVKELEMVGDPACDDDLVERRGAVVSWAERAMGLADGDPSAAGAQALARYLRAAAAWPADPARWIGELHRCRSTLGSYGYETFEREATALLAVAHVEVGETAEAQRAARLALISLSENGDLNTQRYVRWATLRVAEAMGYPSASAGLGYGRSIAWAWRDQHRSDLAMMRAAIGGYERSRAHDDAVRAAREDPLTGLGNRRAFDEWIQSAGDEALNLILVDVDELKRLNDTHGHVLGDRALQLVGVLIEQNIRSGDRAARVGGDEFAVVLATEDTAEVELVMDRLQLAAAAAVVPGDAVDCRVGLSVGMASTTEGLAADELLAVADRRMYVDKRSGRGPEPTGGAVVA, translated from the coding sequence GTGACGATCTCGATTCCTCCTGCGCACGCGGGCCGGATCACGACCGCGCTCGCCCTGGTCCGCACCGGTGCGCCGGACGAGGCCGTCGCGTCGCTGAAGGCGCTGCTGCGCGACCTCGGTCGCGCCCCGTCCCACGTGCGCGCGGCGACCGAGTACGTGCTCGCCTACGCGGCGACCGAGGACGGCTCGACCGGTCAGGCGACCCGTGCCGCGGCGGCGTGCCAGGCGATCGGGACGGCCCTCGAGGAACCGGGTTGGGTGGCGCTCGGCTGCGCCGCCCGCGCCACCGCTCTGCTGGGCGACGGTCGCCCGGCGGAGGCCGTCGGGGACCTGGTGCGTGCCGAGTACGAGCTCGAGCAGGCCACGGACGGTCTGCGCTCCTGGGGGCACGGTCACCTCGGCCGCGCCTACGAGCTGTTCGGCCTGTTCGAGCTCGCGGTCCCCCACTACGAGGAGACCCTCGCGTTCACCGAGGACCCGCTGCCGCTGCCCGGGTCGCGCGCCCACGACGCACTCAATCTGGCGCGGGTCAGCTACCACTGGGTCAAGGAGCTCGAGATGGTCGGCGACCCGGCCTGCGACGACGACCTCGTCGAGCGCCGCGGCGCCGTCGTCAGCTGGGCGGAGCGGGCGATGGGGCTCGCCGACGGCGACCCGAGCGCAGCCGGTGCGCAGGCCCTGGCGCGCTACCTGCGCGCCGCGGCGGCCTGGCCGGCCGACCCGGCGCGCTGGATCGGCGAGCTCCACCGCTGCCGCTCCACCCTCGGCTCGTACGGGTACGAGACCTTCGAGCGCGAGGCGACCGCGCTGCTGGCGGTGGCCCACGTGGAGGTCGGAGAGACCGCCGAGGCGCAGCGGGCCGCGCGGCTCGCGCTGATCTCGCTGTCCGAGAACGGCGACCTCAACACGCAGCGGTACGTCCGGTGGGCCACGCTGCGCGTCGCCGAGGCGATGGGGTACCCGTCGGCCAGCGCCGGTCTCGGCTACGGCCGCAGCATCGCGTGGGCGTGGCGCGACCAGCACCGCAGCGACCTCGCGATGATGCGTGCGGCGATCGGGGGGTACGAACGCTCCCGCGCGCACGACGACGCGGTCCGGGCGGCGCGCGAGGATCCGCTCACCGGTCTGGGGAACCGCCGCGCCTTCGACGAGTGGATCCAGAGTGCGGGGGACGAGGCGCTCAACCTCATCCTCGTCGACGTCGACGAGCTCAAGCGGCTCAACGACACGCACGGGCACGTGCTCGGCGACCGCGCGCTCCAGCTCGTCGGTGTGCTGATCGAGCAGAACATCCGCTCGGGAGACCGGGCCGCCCGGGTCGGCGGCGACGAGTTCGCCGTCGTGCTCGCCACGGAGGACACCGCCGAGGTCGAGCTCGTGATGGACCGGCTCCAGCTCGCGGCCGCGGCCGCCGTCGTACCTGGTGATGCCGTGGACTGCCGGGTGGGCCTGAGCGTCGGGATGGCATCGACTACCGAGGGGCTCGCGGCCGACGAGCTCCTGGCCGTCGCGGACCGTCGGATGTACGTCGACAAGCGCAGCGGGCGCGGACCCGAGCCGACCGGCGGCGCCGTCGTCGCCTGA
- a CDS encoding CPBP family intramembrane glutamic endopeptidase has translation MRITPGPVAAIVTFVLYLAVFYGIWILNEIDYDRIGESTETALAWYVAPLTGGAVLLVVAVTVLGWWRPVLFEAQRLRSPWWLWIAPAVMLAITAVFLLTEDVGDATTTFVLVVALGSLGVGFCEEVATRGVLLTGFRARLTEPTAWFLSTLLFGLLHLPNWWFGAGPAAAGQVALAFMTGSVLYLARRLSGSLFLAMALHGVWDFAAFVGDVPTAVGLLVVVNGVVGLVLTILLVRRERGRRTVLAGFAPRA, from the coding sequence ATGCGGATCACCCCCGGCCCGGTCGCTGCGATCGTGACCTTCGTCCTGTACCTCGCGGTGTTCTACGGGATCTGGATCCTGAACGAGATCGACTACGACCGGATCGGTGAGTCCACCGAGACCGCCCTGGCGTGGTACGTCGCCCCGCTGACCGGGGGAGCGGTGCTGCTGGTCGTCGCCGTCACCGTGCTCGGCTGGTGGCGACCGGTGCTGTTCGAGGCGCAGCGACTGAGGTCGCCGTGGTGGTTGTGGATCGCGCCGGCGGTGATGCTCGCGATCACCGCGGTCTTCCTGCTCACCGAGGACGTCGGTGACGCGACGACCACCTTCGTGCTCGTGGTGGCGCTGGGGAGCCTGGGGGTCGGCTTCTGCGAGGAGGTGGCGACACGGGGGGTCCTGCTCACCGGCTTCCGTGCGCGTCTGACCGAGCCGACGGCGTGGTTCCTCAGCACGCTGCTGTTCGGGCTCCTGCACCTGCCGAACTGGTGGTTCGGCGCCGGTCCCGCCGCGGCCGGCCAGGTGGCGCTCGCCTTCATGACCGGTTCCGTGCTGTACCTGGCGCGCCGGCTGTCTGGCTCGTTGTTCCTCGCGATGGCGCTCCACGGGGTCTGGGACTTCGCGGCGTTCGTCGGCGACGTCCCGACCGCGGTGGGTCTCCTGGTCGTCGTGAACGGTGTGGTCGGGCTGGTGCTCACGATCCTCCTGGTGCGCCGCGAGCGCGGTCGACGCACGGTGCTGGCGGGGTTCGCCCCTCGGGCCTGA
- the nadC gene encoding carboxylating nicotinate-nucleotide diphosphorylase, giving the protein MLTRDTVAAGVRAALAEDAPWGDVTADALLPPDARAHARLESREPGVLAGVAVVVETFAQVDPSIVVDVRMADGDAVAAGSVVAVVDGPAHGVLRAERIALNFAQRMSGIATATRRYVDAVDGTGVRIVDTRKTTPGLRAFERHAVVCGGGHNHRFSLSDAVMVKDNHLALLGDDPGAITTALRAARQRLGHTVHVEVEVDRVDQIEPVLAGGADTVMLDNFSEDDLRRGVDLVAGRALVEASGGITLASVRAVAECGVDVISVGALTHSSPALDLGLDVAVVR; this is encoded by the coding sequence GTGCTGACGCGCGACACGGTCGCAGCCGGCGTCCGCGCCGCGCTGGCCGAGGACGCCCCCTGGGGCGACGTCACGGCCGATGCGCTGCTGCCGCCGGATGCGCGGGCGCACGCGCGGCTGGAGTCCCGGGAGCCGGGGGTGCTGGCCGGGGTCGCGGTCGTCGTGGAGACGTTCGCGCAGGTCGACCCGTCGATCGTCGTCGACGTGCGGATGGCCGACGGTGACGCGGTCGCAGCCGGGTCGGTGGTCGCGGTCGTCGACGGACCGGCGCACGGTGTGCTGAGGGCGGAGCGGATCGCCCTCAACTTCGCCCAGCGGATGTCCGGGATCGCGACGGCGACCCGGCGCTACGTGGACGCCGTCGACGGCACGGGCGTCCGGATCGTCGACACCCGCAAGACGACGCCCGGTCTCCGCGCGTTCGAGCGGCACGCGGTGGTGTGCGGCGGGGGGCACAACCACCGCTTCTCGCTGTCGGACGCCGTCATGGTCAAGGACAACCACCTTGCGCTGCTCGGCGACGACCCCGGTGCGATCACGACCGCGCTGCGGGCTGCGCGGCAGCGGCTCGGGCACACCGTCCACGTCGAGGTCGAGGTGGACCGGGTCGACCAGATCGAGCCCGTGCTCGCCGGTGGTGCCGACACCGTGATGCTGGACAACTTCTCCGAGGACGATCTGCGCCGCGGCGTCGACCTGGTCGCAGGGAGGGCGCTGGTCGAGGCCAGCGGCGGCATCACCCTCGCGTCGGTGCGCGCCGTCGCCGAGTGCGGCGTGGACGTGATCTCGGTGGGTGCCCTGACTCACAGCTCGCCCGCGCTCGACCTGGGACTCGACGTCGCGGTGGTGCGCTGA
- a CDS encoding CPBP family intramembrane glutamic endopeptidase yields MAELRIDPAYDGRRLVVFFGVTTLAAMFAVFATSPQIDVEPPPDLLLMLLYAPAVGAVVVAYIGPAVVRVGWPSGWVLAGLVPPAAALMVTTMAGLLGVVGFHSEHLGRMLAYAVPFTLIGAALAFGEEVGWRGFLWPLLRRRTSFWISALVLAPAWWATHALLVLVGWYGSVDGLPAYTVGLVGFVLFAGVLTDRSRSIWPAVVAHGAWNGTVALSFSATGDEENLVFSGSDALLGAFGWLAATSMLLVGLAYAGWHVYGPDPRGGREETGPR; encoded by the coding sequence ATGGCTGAGCTGCGCATCGATCCTGCGTACGACGGGCGTCGCCTGGTCGTGTTCTTCGGCGTCACGACGCTGGCGGCGATGTTCGCGGTGTTCGCCACCTCGCCGCAGATCGACGTCGAGCCTCCGCCCGACCTGCTGCTGATGCTGCTCTACGCGCCGGCGGTCGGGGCGGTGGTCGTGGCGTACATCGGTCCGGCGGTGGTGCGGGTCGGCTGGCCCAGCGGATGGGTGCTGGCCGGGCTGGTCCCGCCGGCGGCAGCCTTGATGGTGACGACGATGGCCGGGCTGCTCGGAGTCGTCGGGTTCCATTCCGAGCACCTCGGGCGGATGCTCGCGTACGCCGTGCCGTTCACGTTGATCGGGGCCGCGCTGGCCTTCGGCGAGGAGGTCGGGTGGCGCGGTTTCCTGTGGCCGCTGCTGCGGCGACGCACGAGCTTCTGGATCAGCGCGCTCGTCCTCGCCCCGGCGTGGTGGGCGACCCATGCGCTCCTCGTCCTGGTCGGGTGGTACGGGTCGGTCGACGGGCTGCCGGCCTACACGGTCGGGCTGGTCGGGTTCGTCCTGTTCGCCGGGGTCCTCACCGACCGGTCCCGCTCGATCTGGCCGGCCGTGGTCGCCCACGGCGCGTGGAACGGGACGGTGGCGCTCTCCTTCAGCGCGACCGGTGACGAGGAGAATCTCGTCTTCTCCGGCAGCGACGCCCTGCTGGGCGCGTTCGGGTGGCTCGCCGCCACCAGCATGCTGCTCGTCGGACTGGCATACGCCGGCTGGCACGTCTACGGCCCGGATCCGCGAGGTGGCCGCGAGGAGACCGGACCGCGCTGA